The Flavobacterium sp. 140616W15 sequence TACGTGACGAGAATAAAAGAATGCATGCTCAAGTTGAGAATGTATTACGAATCTCTAAATTAGAGAAAAGAGAATTAGACATAAATAAAGAACCAACCGAAATCCATGGGATTATCGATGATGCAATAGAGCACGTAAGTTTGATTCTTGAAGATAGAGGTGGAACAGTTACAAATCATTATAATGCTGCTAGAACAACAGCATTAATTAATGAAGTACATTTTACTAATGTCTTGGTTAATATATTGGAGAATGCTATAAAGTATTCACCAGGTATTCCTAAAATAGAAATTTTTACAGAGAACATTAAAGATATGATTCTTATAAAAGTAAAAGACAATGGTTTAGGAATGAGTAAAGTGGCTCAGAAAAGAGTTTTTGAGAAATTTTACAGAGAACATACAGGAGATTTACATAATGTTAAAGGTCATGGGTTGGGCTTATCTTATGTAAAGAGAATCGTAGAGGATCATAACGGTCAAGTCTACGTTGAAAGTGAAAAAGGGAAAGGTAGTACCTTCATAATTAAAATACCACTAATAAATTAAAATATGGAAAATATCAATAAAAGAATTCTTTTAGTAGAAGATGACCTTAATTTTGGTGCAGTTCTTAAAGACTATTTAATGTTAAATGACTTTGAAGTTACATTAGCAAAAAATGGTATGGAAGGCTTCGAGAAATTCAAGAAAGACGTATACGATTTGTGTATTCTTGATGTCATGATGCCATATAAGGACGGATATACATTAGCAAAAGAAATCAGAGAGAAAAATAGCGAAGTGCCTATTATCTTTTTAACTGCAAAATCAATGAAAGAGGATGTGTTAAAAGGGTATAAAGCAGGTGCAGATGATTATTTAAACAAGCCGTTTGATTCAGAAGTATTGCTTATGAAAATTAAGGCAATTATTCAAAGAAAATCTTCTGATACAAAAGCAGAGCAAGTTCAATTTGAGTTTAACATTGGTAAATTTCATTTAAATTCAAAACTTAGATTTTTAACTTTTGAAAATGAAGAGCCAATAAAGTTATCTCCAAAAGAAAACGAATTATTGAAAATGTTAATCCTTCACGAAAATGACTTAATGCCAAGAGAATTGGCTTTAACAAAAATCTGGAGAGATGATAATTACTTTACTTCAAGAAGTATGGACGTATATATCGCCAAACTTAGAAAGTATCTTAAACCAGACGAAAATGTTGAAATTCTTAACATACACGGTGAAGGTTTTAGACTAGTTGTTAAAAATAAAGAAAATGCATAAATAGGAAGCTTCGAGAAATCGGAGCTTTTTTTTTTGTAACTAATTCTACTTTATGTTACAAGGGGTGTCATAAAAAAACAACAAGTACCTAACAGGTTTAAATAAACGGTTAGGTACTTGTTTTTGGATTCAGGTCAATTACAGACTTTTTTTCTATTATATTGTAATTTCTTGTTCAATGGAATGACAGTGTAATAGCAAAGAAGTTGATCGGCTTAGATAGCAATAAGTTTATAATTTGTTTTTAAAGGATTGCTATTTATTCCAATTAAGCTGTAATGCAAAACATGTTTTATCTTCTTTAGTAATGCTAAAAGTGCTATTAGCATCAGTTTCGCTTTCATGAATTACAACATTGTCATTCAAGGATAGTTCTTTCATGAAATTCATTTCGAAACTATCTATTTCTTGATTCAATATTTTGTTTGAGTCTACGTGGTCTAAGCACCATTCAAGATATTTTACATTATTTACATGGTTCACAATGTCTAAATCAGATAAATAAACAGTTTTTTCAAAAACAGATTCTTTATCAGGATTGATACTTATTTTAGAGAAACCATCAGTAGTTGCCCTTTTATCTGGAAATAATTCGAAATGTTCATATGGTAAAGCCAAGCCTTCAGGACGTCGCGCTTTAGTGTTAAAAACAGCCCAGAATGTTTCACTTCCAATTATTTTTTCACCATTTAAATACATTTCTAATGCACGAACTGAGCGAGAATTTTCTAAACTGTTAATCCATGTTTTTACAGTTACTACATCTTGCCACTTAGGTAAAGCTGTAATTTCTACACGCATTCGGCTTAAAACCCAAGCTTGATCAAATTCCTGCATATCTGTAAAGCTAATTCCTCCAACTTCTGAATGGGCAGCTGCAGTGAGTTGCAAAAGATTACACATATCGGTATATTTTAAATAGCCACTTGGCGTGCATTGTGTAAAATTGATCTCCCAGTCTTTGCTTAAAACAGAAGTGAAATTTGGTGATATGGGCATTGTAAATTATTTTATATTTTTATCGATAAAGTTTATTATCTCACTTTTTGGTGTTAGATAATCAAACCATTTTGTATTTTCGTTTCGCTTAAACCAAGTTAGTTGACGTTTTGAAAAACGGCGTGTGTTTTTCTTGATTTCTTCGATTGCAAATGGCAAGGTGAATTCGCCATCAAAATAACTAAATAATTCTCGATATCCGACCGTTTGCAAGGCATTTAACGCTTTATTAGGATGAAGACGCTGTGCTTCTTCAAGTAAACCGTTGTTTAGCATTATATCAACACGTTGGTTTATTCTATCGTAAATTACGGCTCTGTCTGTTTCTAAGCCTATAAGGATAGGGGTGAAGTTTCGATTATTCTTTTTTTGGTTTAGAAATGAAGAATATGGCTTTTCGGTGCCTAAACAAACTTCTACAAAGCGCATCATTCGTTGTGGATTTTGTAATGTCTGCGGGTTTTCGATAGTAAGTTTATTGTAGTAACTACTGTCTAATTTTTTTAATTGCTCCTGTAAATACGTAATTCCTTTTTGTTCGTATTCCTGTGCTATTTTTTCTCGTATTGTAGTATCTATTTCGGGAAACTCATCGAATCCTTTTAAAACTGCATCAACATATAAACCCGAACCCCCTATGAGAATTGCATAATCATTATGTTTAAACAATTCTTCTAACTTGTTTAGTGCTTCTTTTTCGTAATCACCTACAGTATAATTATCAAAAATAGAGATGTTCTGTATAAAATGGTGTTTAGCAGCTTGTAATTCGTTAGGATTAGGTACAGCTGTACCAATTGTCATTTCTTTAAAAAACTGACGGCTATCGCAAGAGATTATTTCGCACTTGAAATGTTGTGCCAATGTGATACTCAAGGCAGTTTTGCCTATTGCTGTTGGTCCTACTATTGTGATTAAGTATTTCATATTTTTTAGCCCAGATAGGAATGTAAACCCCAGACTTAGATTTGTTTATTTTTTTTGGTATATAAGAGCGACTTTATGAAGCTCCTTATTATACCTTAAAAAAATTACGAATATAAGGAGGAGTTGTAATGTATAGCTGGAATGGCTTTTTAAATTATTTATCTGCTAATGTTTTGCCACATTCGTAGCAGTATTTTGCATTGTCAAAATGAACTTGTGAGTTGCAATTTGTGCATGTTTTTTTGCTACTAACAGCATTACTTTTAAGGCTACTTTTTGCAAACTCGGCTGTTACAATTCCGGTAGGGACAGCAATGATTCCATATCCCATTATCATTACCAATGAAGCTAAAAATTGTCCTAATGGTGATGCTGGTGAAATATCGCCGTAACCTACGGTAGTTAGGGTTACAATAGCCCAATAGATACCAACAGGGATACTTGTAAAACCACTTTCTTTACCCTCGACGACATACATTAATGAGCCAATAATTACAGCACTAATAATAACAAAGTAAATAAAAACTAGGATTTTCTCTTTGCTAGCTTCCATTGCTTCACGAAGTTGTATCGATTGTTGTGATATTTGTGGAATATGCAAAATCTTGAACAATCGGAAGAAACGTAAGACTCTTACAATGGTTAAAACATTTGTGGCTGGGAAAAATATTGACAAATACATAGGTAGTATTGCCATTAAATCAATGATTCCGTAAAAACTAAATATATATCTTACAGGTTTCTGTATCGAAATGATACGTAAGATAAATTCGATGGTAAAAAATGATGTTATTACCCATTCGCAAATAAGTAGCTGTGTGTGGTATTTATGATTGATACCTTCTACTGTATCTAGCATTACTAAAAGTACGCTCAATAAAATAAGTCCCAAAAGTACCAAATCGAACATACGTCCTAAAAAGGTATTTGTACCATATAGGATGATTTGGGTTTTTTGTCTGAAAAGCTCGTATTTTGATTTAATTCTTTTCATATCTACGAAGATACTGAATGTTACTATTATTAAAAATGAATTACTTTCAATGATTTGTTTTTTCTCATATAATTTTGAATTATACTTTTAGCATCACGATTGTTTTGCATTGGTATAAGTATGTTTTTGAGAATTTCGATGTTGGTAATCTGGTAGTTTAAATCGTAAAATGCATAGCCTTTGTAAACACCATCTTCTATCAATATGGCGCTACGTTCGTTTATCGTTCGTCCACGGTCTATTAAAATCATATTTTTATTTTCGAAGCTGTAATCTGTAATAAAGTTTTGAACTCTTGTGTTATACTCCTCAGGAGAAATTTCTCCGATACAAGCTCCATCACATTCCTTTATTTTATATTGAAAGCATTCTTTTTTAGTAGCATATAAACCAGTAAGCTTTTGACATAGTTTGTATTTATCAGTAAAAAAAAACAAAGCATTTTTTCCTTCTTGTAGGCTTCCGTAAGATGTAATTTCTTTTTTTCTTCCGTCAGTTTTCTGAAGTTTTAAGTTTAGATACCCATTTTTGTCTTTTTCAATATATATAGATAGTGGGAATGCTGTTTTTTTCTTAGAGCGATTGTATTTTGGTTTGTTGATTTTTATTTCATCACTTTCTTTTAAAAGTGCAATCAGTTCACTTCCTGTTTCATCATAAGTAACCGTGAATACCTCAGCTTGAATTTTCTTGCTTTTGATATTAGTTCCTGTAAAATGCTGATTAATACGTTTTTTTATATTTCGACTTTTACCAATATAAATAATGGTTCCATTTTGGTTATGTATGTAATATACACCTGTTTTTGTTGGTGCTTGCGCTATTATGTCCAGTAATTTTGGAGCAATACCTTTTTCGATTTCAAGTTTTATAAAATCCTTTATGATTGTTTTTTCTGTATCTTTTTCTAAAAGCATTTTAAACAACTTAACAGTTGCCATTGCGTCACCATTGGCACGATGTCTGTCGGCCATTGGGATTCCAAGTGCTCGAACTAGTTTGCCTAAGCTATAAGAAGGTTGTTCTGGAATTAATTTTTTGGCAAGTTCGACTGTACAAAGGGTTTTAGCTTCAAAATCGTAGCCTAAACGTCTAAATTCGGTGCGTAAGATTCTATAATCAAAAGAGGCATTGTGTGCTACAATAACACAATCAGAGGTGATTTCAATAATTCGTTTGGCAACTTCAAAAAATTTTGGTGCTGAACGTAACATAGCATTGTTGATACCAGTAAGTTTTACAACAAACGGCTGAATTGGAATTTCAGGATTAACCAAACTAATAAATTGATCAACTACTTCATGGCCATCAAATCTATAGATAGCAATTTCGGTAATTCCTTCTTCATTAAACTGTCCTCCAGTTGTTTCTATGTCTAGTATTGCATACAAATTTAGTTCTCAGTGTCAGTTTTTAGTAATCAGTGCATTTTTTGTTTAGTAACCTAAAATTTTTAATCTATAATTTAAAATTATATTTATCTTCCTCCAAATATACTACTTCCAATGCGAACCATGGTACTGCCACATTCTATTGCAAGTTGGTAGTCTCCTGACATTCCCATAGAAACAGTATTTAATTTACAGTTTACAGTTTCTGTAGCTTGCAAAGAGTCGAAGATTGATTTTAAATGGGTGAATTCTTTCTTTATTTGGTTTTGATTCTCGGTAAAAGTTGCCATTCCCATTAAACCCAAAATTTGAATGTTTTTTAAATTATCAAAATCAGCAGAGGCTAGGAGTGATGCAAGTTCTTTTTCGTCAAGACCAAATTTTGTTTCTTCTTCGGCAATATGTATTTGAAGCAGACAATCAATAACACGGTTGTTTTTTAATGCTTGTTTATTGATTTCCTGTAGTAGTTTTAAACTATCGACTCCATGAATCAAACTTACAAACGGTGCCATAAATTTTACTTTATTTGTTTGTACGTGACCAATCATGTGCCATTGAATGTCTTTTGGCATTTCTTCCCATTTGTCTGTCATTTCCTGGATTTTGTTTTCTCCAAAAATACGCTGACCAGCTTCATAGGCTTCCATTAAATCAGTAACGGGTTTGGTTTTAGAAACCGCAACTAATGTTACATGTTCTGGTAGGGAAGCTTTTATGGTAGTTAAATTTGATGCTATTGACATGTTTTTCTTTTTTATGAAATGATAAATTGCTTTGAGATTTTCTCCGCTTTTTTACTTTCACTATAATCATAGAATCCTTCGCCAGATTTCACTCCTAATTTTCCAGCACGTACCATATTTACTAATAGTGGACATGGTGCATATTTTGGATTTTTAAAACCGTCGTACATTACATTTAAAATAGCTAAACATACATCAAGTCCAATAAAATCTGCTAGTTGTAATGGTCCCATTGGGTGTCCCATTCCTAGTTTCATTACCGTATCTATTTCGTAAACACCAGCTACTTTGTTGTATAATGTTTCGATAGCTTCATTTAGCATAGGCATTAAAATTCTGTTTGCTACAAAACCTGGATAATCGTTTACTTCAACAGGGGTTTTACCCAATTTTACGGATAAGTCCATGATGATTTTAGTAACTTCATCGCTGGTGTTGTATCCGCGAATAATTTCTACTAATTTCATGATTGGCACTGGATTCATAAAGTGCATCCCAATAACACGTTCAGGATGTGCTACAACAGCTCCGATTTGTGTTATAGAGATAGAAGAAGTATTTGTTGCTAGAATTGTGTTATGGGAACAAGCTTCGTTTAATTGTTTGAAAATATTCAACTTTAAATCAATGTTCTCGGTAGCGGCTTCTACAACTAAATCTACACCTACAACGCCATCTTTAATATCGGTATAGGTAATAATATTTGTTATTGTTTTGGCTTTTTCTTCTGCAGTAATACTTCCTTTTGCAAGCATTCTGTCTAAGTTAGCGGCAATGGTTGCCATTCCTTTATCTAAAGATTTTTCAGAAACATCAATTAGTTTTACTACAAAACCACTTTGAGCAAATGTATGAGCAATTCCGTTACCCATTGTTCCAGCACCGATTACAGCTATTGTTTTCATATTATTTAAGTACTATATTTTATAATTTTAGCCATAAATTCACGAATTAATTCATGAATTTATGGCTAACTTTTTTGAGGT is a genomic window containing:
- a CDS encoding response regulator transcription factor is translated as MENINKRILLVEDDLNFGAVLKDYLMLNDFEVTLAKNGMEGFEKFKKDVYDLCILDVMMPYKDGYTLAKEIREKNSEVPIIFLTAKSMKEDVLKGYKAGADDYLNKPFDSEVLLMKIKAIIQRKSSDTKAEQVQFEFNIGKFHLNSKLRFLTFENEEPIKLSPKENELLKMLILHENDLMPRELALTKIWRDDNYFTSRSMDVYIAKLRKYLKPDENVEILNIHGEGFRLVVKNKENA
- a CDS encoding acyl-[acyl-carrier-protein] thioesterase: MPISPNFTSVLSKDWEINFTQCTPSGYLKYTDMCNLLQLTAAAHSEVGGISFTDMQEFDQAWVLSRMRVEITALPKWQDVVTVKTWINSLENSRSVRALEMYLNGEKIIGSETFWAVFNTKARRPEGLALPYEHFELFPDKRATTDGFSKISINPDKESVFEKTVYLSDLDIVNHVNNVKYLEWCLDHVDSNKILNQEIDSFEMNFMKELSLNDNVVIHESETDANSTFSITKEDKTCFALQLNWNK
- the miaA gene encoding tRNA (adenosine(37)-N6)-dimethylallyltransferase MiaA; its protein translation is MKYLITIVGPTAIGKTALSITLAQHFKCEIISCDSRQFFKEMTIGTAVPNPNELQAAKHHFIQNISIFDNYTVGDYEKEALNKLEELFKHNDYAILIGGSGLYVDAVLKGFDEFPEIDTTIREKIAQEYEQKGITYLQEQLKKLDSSYYNKLTIENPQTLQNPQRMMRFVEVCLGTEKPYSSFLNQKKNNRNFTPILIGLETDRAVIYDRINQRVDIMLNNGLLEEAQRLHPNKALNALQTVGYRELFSYFDGEFTLPFAIEEIKKNTRRFSKRQLTWFKRNENTKWFDYLTPKSEIINFIDKNIK
- a CDS encoding ion transporter, encoding MKRIKSKYELFRQKTQIILYGTNTFLGRMFDLVLLGLILLSVLLVMLDTVEGINHKYHTQLLICEWVITSFFTIEFILRIISIQKPVRYIFSFYGIIDLMAILPMYLSIFFPATNVLTIVRVLRFFRLFKILHIPQISQQSIQLREAMEASKEKILVFIYFVIISAVIIGSLMYVVEGKESGFTSIPVGIYWAIVTLTTVGYGDISPASPLGQFLASLVMIMGYGIIAVPTGIVTAEFAKSSLKSNAVSSKKTCTNCNSQVHFDNAKYCYECGKTLADK
- a CDS encoding exonuclease domain-containing protein: MYAILDIETTGGQFNEEGITEIAIYRFDGHEVVDQFISLVNPEIPIQPFVVKLTGINNAMLRSAPKFFEVAKRIIEITSDCVIVAHNASFDYRILRTEFRRLGYDFEAKTLCTVELAKKLIPEQPSYSLGKLVRALGIPMADRHRANGDAMATVKLFKMLLEKDTEKTIIKDFIKLEIEKGIAPKLLDIIAQAPTKTGVYYIHNQNGTIIYIGKSRNIKKRINQHFTGTNIKSKKIQAEVFTVTYDETGSELIALLKESDEIKINKPKYNRSKKKTAFPLSIYIEKDKNGYLNLKLQKTDGRKKEITSYGSLQEGKNALFFFTDKYKLCQKLTGLYATKKECFQYKIKECDGACIGEISPEEYNTRVQNFITDYSFENKNMILIDRGRTINERSAILIEDGVYKGYAFYDLNYQITNIEILKNILIPMQNNRDAKSIIQNYMRKNKSLKVIHF
- a CDS encoding YggS family pyridoxal phosphate-dependent enzyme — translated: MSIASNLTTIKASLPEHVTLVAVSKTKPVTDLMEAYEAGQRIFGENKIQEMTDKWEEMPKDIQWHMIGHVQTNKVKFMAPFVSLIHGVDSLKLLQEINKQALKNNRVIDCLLQIHIAEEETKFGLDEKELASLLASADFDNLKNIQILGLMGMATFTENQNQIKKEFTHLKSIFDSLQATETVNCKLNTVSMGMSGDYQLAIECGSTMVRIGSSIFGGR
- a CDS encoding 3-hydroxyacyl-CoA dehydrogenase family protein is translated as MKTIAVIGAGTMGNGIAHTFAQSGFVVKLIDVSEKSLDKGMATIAANLDRMLAKGSITAEEKAKTITNIITYTDIKDGVVGVDLVVEAATENIDLKLNIFKQLNEACSHNTILATNTSSISITQIGAVVAHPERVIGMHFMNPVPIMKLVEIIRGYNTSDEVTKIIMDLSVKLGKTPVEVNDYPGFVANRILMPMLNEAIETLYNKVAGVYEIDTVMKLGMGHPMGPLQLADFIGLDVCLAILNVMYDGFKNPKYAPCPLLVNMVRAGKLGVKSGEGFYDYSESKKAEKISKQFIIS